One region of Clostridiales bacterium genomic DNA includes:
- a CDS encoding Cof-type HAD-IIB family hydrolase, producing the protein MKLIALDLDGTLLNSGKVVSERNAAALSLAAAQGNVIAPATGRALRAIPEQVMAFPFVHYAITINGAKVSDTRTGQAVLRAEIALDTCLRLLDFVGRYDAMYDCYWNDTGWVDRSFLERVRYYNSDEEVVTLLRTTRAPVDDLKAFLRENGQPVQKVQLCFRDMAERETARAEIAAAFPEILVTSSFRNNLELNAADADKGRALLALAQHLGIPAADTIAFGDSSNDLRMLRAAGTSVAMGNAAPEVRAVCGCVTDTNDHDGVAAFLYAHVLHGK; encoded by the coding sequence ATGAAGCTGATCGCTTTGGATCTGGACGGGACCCTGCTCAATTCGGGCAAGGTCGTTTCAGAAAGAAATGCCGCTGCGCTTTCGCTTGCAGCCGCGCAGGGGAACGTGATCGCTCCAGCGACCGGGCGCGCCCTGCGGGCGATCCCGGAGCAGGTGATGGCGTTTCCGTTCGTGCACTATGCCATTACGATCAATGGCGCGAAAGTGTCGGATACGCGCACCGGACAAGCGGTCCTGCGCGCGGAGATCGCGCTCGATACCTGCCTGCGCCTGCTCGATTTTGTCGGACGTTATGACGCGATGTATGACTGCTATTGGAATGACACCGGTTGGGTCGATCGGTCGTTTCTGGAGCGGGTGCGCTACTATAATTCCGATGAGGAAGTGGTCACGCTCCTGCGGACCACCCGCGCACCGGTGGATGATCTGAAGGCGTTCCTGCGTGAAAACGGCCAGCCGGTGCAGAAGGTGCAGCTCTGCTTTCGGGATATGGCCGAGCGCGAGACGGCCCGGGCAGAGATCGCGGCGGCGTTCCCGGAGATCCTGGTCACGTCGTCCTTCCGCAACAATCTGGAACTCAACGCCGCCGACGCGGACAAGGGCAGGGCGCTGCTCGCGCTCGCGCAGCATCTGGGCATTCCGGCCGCAGACACCATTGCCTTCGGCGACAGCTCCAACGATCTGCGCATGCTGCGCGCTGCCGGCACGAGCGTTGCCATGGGCAATGCCGCGCCCGAGGTGCGCGCGGTCTGCGGCTGCGTGACCGATACCAACGATCACGACGGCGTGGCGGCGTTTCTTTATGCGCACGTTCTGCACGGAAAATGA
- a CDS encoding PLP-dependent aminotransferase family protein: MSQLKGSAIRELLALANKPEVLSFAGGMPAPELFPVYKIKAATDAVLDEQGRVALQYSSTNGFEHFRQQIADRMEAKLNIKTSADNILVTSGSQQGLDYSARVFCDKGDVVIIESPSYLGALNAFKACEPNFVAIPTDGDGMIMEELEKVLATTENVKMIYVIPDFQNPSGRTWPLERRKQFMDIINKYEIPVVEDNPYGELRFEGEYLPALKSMDTKGLVVFLGTFSKILAPGYRLGWVCADGEILQKYNFLAQAASLQASTEAQLVVSKFIDMFDLDEHVATIKECYRKRRDVMMATMEREFPPEAKFTHPNGGLFTWVELPEYINTNEMAKQCLARNVAYVPGDGFFPDAGHNNCIRLNYSCMPEEKIEKGMTILGEVIKANLKK; this comes from the coding sequence ATGAGTCAGCTGAAGGGTTCCGCGATCCGTGAGCTCCTCGCTCTGGCCAACAAGCCGGAAGTGCTCTCGTTTGCCGGCGGCATGCCCGCGCCCGAGCTCTTCCCCGTTTACAAAATCAAGGCCGCGACCGACGCTGTCCTCGATGAGCAGGGCAGAGTCGCGCTCCAGTACTCCAGCACCAACGGCTTTGAGCACTTCCGTCAGCAGATCGCCGATCGCATGGAAGCGAAGCTCAACATCAAGACCAGCGCGGACAACATTCTCGTGACCTCCGGCTCTCAGCAGGGTCTGGATTACTCGGCACGTGTTTTCTGCGACAAGGGCGATGTCGTCATCATTGAGAGCCCGTCCTACCTCGGCGCCCTGAATGCTTTCAAGGCCTGCGAGCCGAACTTTGTCGCCATCCCCACCGACGGCGACGGCATGATCATGGAAGAGCTTGAGAAAGTGCTCGCCACGACCGAGAACGTCAAGATGATCTACGTCATCCCCGACTTCCAGAACCCGTCCGGCCGCACCTGGCCGCTCGAGCGCCGCAAGCAGTTCATGGACATCATCAATAAGTACGAGATCCCCGTCGTTGAGGATAACCCCTATGGCGAGCTCCGCTTTGAAGGCGAGTACCTGCCCGCGCTCAAGAGCATGGACACCAAGGGCCTCGTTGTTTTCCTGGGCACCTTCTCCAAGATCCTGGCGCCCGGCTACCGTCTGGGCTGGGTCTGCGCCGACGGCGAGATCCTCCAGAAGTACAACTTCCTCGCGCAGGCCGCGTCTCTGCAGGCTTCCACCGAGGCGCAGCTCGTTGTCTCCAAGTTCATCGACATGTTCGACCTCGACGAGCACGTTGCCACCATCAAAGAGTGCTACCGCAAGCGCCGTGACGTCATGATGGCGACCATGGAGCGCGAGTTCCCGCCTGAGGCGAAGTTCACCCACCCCAACGGCGGCCTGTTCACCTGGGTCGAGCTGCCGGAGTACATCAACACCAACGAGATGGCAAAGCAGTGCCTGGCGCGCAACGTCGCGTACGTTCCGGGCGACGGCTTCTTCCCGGACGCCGGCCACAATAACTGCATCCGCCTGAACTACTCCTGCATGCCCGAAGAGAAGATCGAAAAGGGCATGACCATTCTGGGCGAGGTCATCAAGGCCAACCTCAAGAAGTAA